A portion of the Myxococcales bacterium genome contains these proteins:
- a CDS encoding DUF882 domain-containing protein has product MKKTMIIAALLLVATSLSARGLGQTRYFFSGDGKINIVGAKNGISFNGTYRLADGTYDPSAMEKIHSVFSAKYGIPGSEISTRFIEYLDYIQDHYNPKAKITIISGYRSPSYNTGLRNKGRLAAKASLHQYGMAADIKIDGVRAEDLWHFIRENNFGGAGYYHGTSVHVDSGPARFWDETTSGVGTDISDDNKLIEIVLDKDIYKPGETIKVRLTRATLFPVSASPNFSLEELSRSDKWKLKKTIRAKFSSNSGAECVSMKNIDEMTGISLDLPEKISSGRYRISVGFCGEMPESMPAIKESAAFEIR; this is encoded by the coding sequence GTGAAAAAAACAATGATCATCGCAGCCCTCCTTCTCGTAGCGACATCCCTATCTGCGAGAGGTCTTGGTCAAACCCGATATTTCTTTTCAGGAGACGGAAAAATCAACATCGTTGGAGCTAAAAATGGAATATCATTCAACGGAACATACAGGCTTGCCGACGGCACCTACGACCCCTCGGCCATGGAAAAAATACATTCGGTCTTTTCCGCCAAATACGGAATTCCTGGATCAGAAATTTCAACACGATTCATAGAATATCTCGATTATATTCAAGATCACTACAATCCTAAGGCAAAAATCACAATAATATCAGGATATAGAAGCCCATCTTACAATACCGGTCTCAGAAACAAAGGACGACTTGCTGCCAAGGCTAGTCTCCATCAGTACGGGATGGCGGCGGACATAAAGATAGATGGAGTTCGGGCTGAAGACCTATGGCATTTCATAAGGGAGAATAATTTCGGAGGAGCAGGCTATTACCATGGGACCTCAGTACATGTAGATAGCGGACCGGCGAGATTCTGGGATGAGACCACCTCAGGGGTCGGCACCGACATCTCGGATGATAATAAGCTCATAGAAATAGTTTTGGACAAAGACATATACAAACCCGGCGAAACGATAAAAGTCAGACTCACCAGAGCAACCCTTTTCCCCGTTTCTGCCTCTCCCAACTTCAGTCTGGAGGAACTCTCGCGATCGGACAAATGGAAATTGAAAAAAACCATACGCGCAAAGTTTTCGAGCAATTCTGGCGCAGAATGCGTTTCGATGAAGAATATAGATGAAATGACAGGGATCTCCCTGGATCTGCCGGAAAAAATATCCTCGGGCCGCTACAGGATCTCTGTGGGGTTCTGCGGCGAGATGCCGGAATCGATGCCTGCGATAAAAGAAAGTGCGGCGTTTGAAATAAGATGA
- a CDS encoding methylglyoxal synthase → MKEKTVSMKKKKRIALIAHDNKKDTILQWARFNRELLAEHELYGTGTTGSLIARELCLGVHCFKSGPLGGDQQVGAKISEGELDCIIFFWDPLSPHPHDVDVKALLRIAVVYNVPIACNRSSADFIISSQLMNDKYERITPDFDTLIPGHS, encoded by the coding sequence ATGAAAGAAAAAACGGTTTCAATGAAGAAAAAAAAGAGAATTGCGCTCATAGCCCATGATAATAAAAAAGATACGATACTCCAGTGGGCGAGGTTTAACAGAGAGCTTCTGGCCGAACACGAGCTGTACGGAACAGGAACTACCGGGTCCCTCATAGCCAGGGAACTTTGTCTGGGCGTGCACTGCTTCAAGAGCGGACCCCTAGGAGGGGACCAGCAAGTAGGGGCAAAAATTTCAGAAGGTGAACTCGACTGTATAATATTCTTTTGGGATCCCCTTTCACCCCATCCTCATGATGTGGATGTCAAAGCGCTTCTCAGGATCGCTGTTGTATACAATGTTCCAATTGCATGCAATCGCTCCAGCGCCGACTTCATAATATCTTCGCAGCTCATGAATGATAAATACGAAAGGATTACGCCTGACTTCGATACCCTGATTCCAGGGCATAGCTGA
- a CDS encoding aminotransferase class I/II-fold pyridoxal phosphate-dependent enzyme produces the protein MNLYAERVSKIDTENAFKVGPYIAEVEKQGHKVIKCNLGEPDFALPKHIREEVKKQIDNDLTHYCDPQGILPLREAIASYISKSRGISVTPDRVVVFPGAKPPIGLCQQTYCNPGDEIIYPSPGFPIYESFIAYIGAKPVPLHLREEAGFSFTGAELEPLITDKTKLIYINFPSNPTGGVATEEQLSEIARVIKKKANPDIRIYSDEVYEHILFDGSVHRSIAPLMPDNTIIISGVSKSYSWTGGRVGWAVFPTAEEAQTFKNLNINYFSCIPAYNQMGAKVAIESPESPAEIRKMVTAFQERRDVVVSGLNSIEGISCQKPKGAFYVFPNIGGVCESIGAVSAYNSLPDEVKAKTSPSTLFQMFLLFKYHVASMDRKSFGKIGTAGKHFLRLSIATGIEDLKNGVERISKAARDRDGFAAFIKEGKRLS, from the coding sequence ATGAATCTGTATGCGGAAAGGGTTTCAAAGATCGACACGGAAAATGCATTTAAAGTCGGGCCTTACATCGCGGAGGTGGAGAAGCAGGGCCACAAAGTCATCAAATGCAATTTGGGCGAACCCGATTTCGCCCTGCCCAAACATATCCGCGAAGAAGTTAAAAAGCAGATCGACAACGACCTCACCCACTACTGCGATCCACAGGGGATACTTCCGCTTCGCGAGGCGATAGCATCCTATATCTCCAAATCAAGAGGCATCAGCGTAACACCGGACAGGGTCGTCGTCTTCCCGGGCGCAAAACCTCCGATAGGCTTGTGCCAGCAGACCTACTGCAATCCGGGGGATGAAATAATCTATCCCAGCCCCGGGTTCCCGATATACGAATCTTTCATAGCCTACATCGGGGCGAAGCCTGTTCCGCTGCATCTGAGGGAAGAAGCCGGTTTCAGTTTTACGGGAGCTGAGCTCGAACCGCTGATCACGGATAAAACCAAGCTAATTTACATCAATTTTCCCTCGAATCCCACTGGCGGCGTCGCGACCGAAGAACAGCTATCGGAAATCGCGAGGGTGATAAAAAAGAAAGCAAACCCGGACATCAGGATCTACTCGGATGAAGTTTACGAGCACATACTCTTCGACGGAAGCGTCCACCGGAGCATCGCCCCGCTCATGCCCGACAATACTATAATCATATCGGGAGTCTCAAAGTCATACTCCTGGACTGGAGGCAGAGTGGGATGGGCTGTATTCCCTACCGCCGAAGAAGCGCAAACATTCAAGAACCTCAACATCAATTACTTTTCCTGCATACCGGCCTACAACCAGATGGGGGCAAAAGTCGCAATCGAATCACCGGAGAGTCCGGCCGAAATACGCAAGATGGTCACCGCCTTTCAAGAGCGCCGCGACGTCGTAGTATCGGGGCTAAATTCGATAGAGGGCATAAGCTGTCAGAAGCCGAAAGGTGCTTTCTACGTATTTCCGAACATCGGCGGTGTATGCGAAAGCATAGGCGCTGTATCTGCCTACAATTCGCTTCCAGATGAAGTAAAAGCGAAAACTAGCCCGTCGACTCTGTTTCAGATGTTCCTTCTATTCAAATATCACGTGGCGTCGATGGATAGAAAATCCTTCGGAAAAATAGGAACCGCGGGGAAGCATTTCTTGAGGCTCTCCATCGCAACCGGAATAGAGGACCTGAAAAATGGCGTTGAACGGATATCGAAAGCGGCCCGCGATCGTGATGGCTTTGCCGCTTTCATAAAGGAAGGCAAACGTCTCAGCTGA